A genomic segment from Diospyros lotus cultivar Yz01 chromosome 5, ASM1463336v1, whole genome shotgun sequence encodes:
- the LOC127801056 gene encoding protein TAB2 homolog, chloroplastic yields MATLSFNPTKIKTPSFHSHKPISNYTSLSKPTKFPFNLPPKPHHKSRLSLFNSISESSVSSPIESETIDEEEDPTAELCYLDPDIDPQSISEWELDFCSRPILDIRGKKIWELLVCDSSLSLQYTKYFPNTVINSITLKETIASICDELGVPLPDKVRFFRSQMQTIITKACKELGIKPIPSKRCLSLLLWLEERYETVYTRHPGFQKGAKPLLALDNPFPMELPENLFGEKWAFVQLPFSAVQEEVSSLESRFIFGAGLDLDLLGIEIDDKTLIPGLAVATSRAKPLAAWMNGLEVCSVEADVTRASLILSVGISTRYVYATYKNTPLTTNEAEAWEAAKKACGGLHFLAIQEDLDSDDCVGFWLLLDLPSPPV; encoded by the exons ATGGCTACTCTCAGCTTCAACccaaccaaaatcaaaaccccATCCTTCCACTCTCATAAACCCATCTCCAACTACACTTCCCTCTCAAAACCCACCAAATTCCCTTTCAACTTGCCCCCAAAACCGCACCACAAATCTCGCCTTTCCCTCTTCAACTCCATATCCGAAAGCTCCGTTTCATCGCCAATCGAATCGGAAACAATCGACGAAGAAGAAGACCCGACTGCAGAGCTCTGCTATCTGGACCCCGATATCGACCCGCAGAGCATTTCGGAGTGGGAATTGGATTTCTGCTCCAGACCCATTTTGGATATTAGAGGGAAGAAGATTTGGGAGCTCTTGGTGTGTGATAGTTCTCTTTCGCTTCAGTATACCAAGTATTTTCCAAACACTGTCATTAATAGTATCACGTTGAAGGAGACTATTGCGTCAATTTGTGATGAATTGGGCGTTCCTTTGCCGGATAAAGTTCGATTTTTCAG GTCACAGATGCAGACAATTATCACAAAAGCCTGTAAAGAGCTTGGGATAAAACCTATTCCTAGTAAAAGA TGTCTGTCACTACTTTTGTGGTTGGAAGAACGCTATGAAACTGTATATACACGTCATCCTGGTTTTCAGAAAGGAGCTAAACCACTTCTGGCGCTAGATAACCCTTTTCCAATGGAACTTCCTGAGAATTTGTTTGGAGAGAAATGGGCTTTTGTCCAGTTACCTTTTTCAG CTGTTCAGGAAGAGGTCTCTTCCCTAGAGTCAAGATTTATCTTTGGTGCTGGTCTAGATTTGGATCTTCTGGGGATTGAAATTGACGACAAGACATTGATTCCTGGATTGGCTGTTGCAACTTCACGGGCTAAACCATTAGCAG CTTGGATGAATGGATTAGAAGTCTGCTCCGTTGAAGCAGATGTAACCCGGGCCAGCTTGATCCTGTCGGTTGGAATTTCGACACGATATGTTTACGCAACCTACAAGAACACACCTTTAACGACAAATGAAGCAGAAGCTTGGGAAGCAGCAAAGAAGGCCTGTGGAGGCTTGCATTTCCTTGCCATCCAAGAGGATTTGGATTCTGATGACTGTGTTGGATTTTGGCTTCTACTAGACTTGCCATCTCCACCTGTATAA